The nucleotide sequence CAAACTTATTATAGATAAACTGATGTGGTTCTAACCCCAATTTTATCAAAAGATTATTTAACAATCCGTTATTTCCAAGAAGAGCTATCCAGGAATAGATCCTTATTAAAAAATTTGTCCAAAATGGAATTATTATTAAAAACAATAAAAAGTTTTTATATTTAGATGTGGCTATATAAAGAGCCGTTGGTATAGCTATTAGGACTGTAATTACAGTTGCAATTACAGATATCTCCACTGTATTCCAAACTACTTTTAAAAAGTATGAACTGCTAAAAAAATTATATCCATCTGCAGAAAATATCCATTCCACCCCTCCATAGATCCCTTTTTTTAAAAAACTATAAACTATAACTATTAATGTAGGAGCCACAAATAATAAGGTTAGCCAAAGGGTTATAGGAGCTGAATAGACTAAACCGCTTCTTTTATTTTTCATCTACATCACCTCTAAGAGGAAACTGTCAGCTGAATCCCAAATAACATAGACCTCATCTTTCCAACGGATAGTTTCTGCATCTTCCTCAAAGAAATCTACATGTTGTTTAAATGCACTGAATAGTCTGTCTCCTACAGTTACAAAAAACTTACTTTGGAATCCCGAGTAGATAACCTCCTCGATCTTTCCTTTGAATATATTATCATTGTTATCTAAATATCTAGGTTTCGATTTAGATATCTTTACTTTTTCAGGCCTGATAGTTAATTTCACAGAATTTCCTACTATGACCTCCTTATCTAGTTCAAATTTTATCCTTCCATAATTCGGTGATTCCAGATATCCAAATTCTCCTTCTATCTCAACAACTTCACCCTCGATAAAATTGGTTTCACCGATAAAG is from Psychrilyobacter atlanticus DSM 19335 and encodes:
- a CDS encoding ABC transporter permease produces the protein MKNKRSGLVYSAPITLWLTLLFVAPTLIVIVYSFLKKGIYGGVEWIFSADGYNFFSSSYFLKVVWNTVEISVIATVITVLIAIPTALYIATSKYKNFLLFLIIIPFWTNFLIRIYSWIALLGNNGLLNNLLIKLGLEPHQFIYNKFAVILVSVYAYLPYAILPLYSAIEKFDFAIIDAARDLGASKMKAYTKTFLPNIKPGVITATLFTFIPALGSYAIPKLVGGNDSQMLGNIIARELTITRNWPKAAAISTILTIITVIFIVVLSKYDKGHKGGKA